CGCTACACGGAGGCGCGCCTCAGCCGCGCCTCGGCCGCGATGCTCGAGGACCTCGGGAAGCGGACCGTGGACTTCGTCTCGAACTACGACGAGACCCTCCAGGAGCCGGTCATCCTTCCGGGCCAGTTCCCCAACCTCCTCTGCAACGGCTCGCAGGGGATCGCGGTCGGGATGGCGACGAACATCCCGCCGCACAACCTTCGGGAGGTCGCGGCGGCGGTCACCCTCCTCATCGACAACCCGAACGCCCCGACGGGCGAGATCATGCGGGCGCTGCCCGGTCCCGATTTCCCGACCGGCGGCATCATCTACGGACGGGAGGGGATCGCGCGGGCGTACGCGACGGGGCGGGGGCATATCCAGCTCCGCGGCAGGGTGCGCTCGGAGACGCGCAAGGGGGGGAAGGAGTCGCTCGTCATCAGCGAGATCCCGTACATGGTCAGCAAGAAGGGCCTGATCGAGACGATCGTGCAGCTCGTCAAGGGGAAGTCGATCGAGGGGATCAGCGACATCCGCGACGAGTCCGACAAGGAGGGGATGCGGATCGTCATCGACCTCAAGCGCGGCGAAGAGGCCCAGATCGTCCTCAACCAGCTCTACAAGCACACCACCCTCCAGACCACCTACGGGATCATCCTGCTCGCCCTCGACAAGGGGCGGCCGCGGGTGATGGGGGTGCGGCAGCTCATCTCCTGCTTCATAGAGCATCGCAAGGAGGTGATCGTCCGCAGGACGCGCTTCGATCTCGCGCAGGCGGAGGCGCGGGCGCACATCCTCGAGGGGTTCAAGATCGCCCTGGCGCACATCGACGAGGTCATCAAGATCATCAAGGCGTCGAAGGACCGCGCCGGGGCGAAGGCGGGCCTGCTGAAGCGGTTCCCCCTGAGCGAGGTGCAGGTGAACGCCATCCTCGACCTGCGGCTCTACCAGCTCACCGGCCTCGAGATCGACAAGATCGAGAAGGAGTACGTCGAGCTCGTCAAGCGGATCGCCTACCTCCGCGGCATCCTCGAGAGCGAGCGGAAGGTGCTGGACCTGATCGTCGCGGAGCTCGGCGAGCTCGCCGACGCCATCGGCGACGGGCGGCGGACCGAGATCGTGGACGCGGGGGTGGAGCTGAAGATCGAGGATCTGATCGCCGACGAGGCCTCCCTCATCACCATCACGCGCGGCGGCTACATCAAGCGCGTGGCGACCGCCGCCTACCGGGCGCAGCGCCGCGGCGGGAAGGGGGTCACGGGGATCGAGACCAAGGAGGAGGATTTCGTCGAGCACCTGTTCAGCGTCTCCACGCACGACTACCTGCTCTTCTTCACCGAGCGGGGGAACCTGCACTGGCTCAAGGCGTACGAGATCCCCGAGGGGACCCGTCAGGCGAAGGGGAAGTCGATCGCGAACCTCTTGCGCATCCCCGCCGACGATCACGTGGCGGCCCTCCTGCGCGTGCGCGAGTTCACGGAGGGGCGCGCCATCGTGATGGCCACTGAGCGGGGGGTGGTCAAGAAGACGGCGCTCACGGCGTTCTCGCACCCGCGGAAAGGCGGCATCATCGCCATCGGCGTCGACGAGGGGGACCGTCTCACGCATGTCAAGCTCACCGAGGGGCACCACGAGGTCATCCTCGTCACCAGCGAGGGGAAGTCGATACGCTTCGCGGAGGAGGACGTGCGCGAGATGGGCAGGGGCGCGCGCGGGGTCCGGGGAATCACGCTCGGGAAGGGGGACCGCGTGGTGGATATGGAG
This portion of the Chlamydiota bacterium genome encodes:
- the gyrA gene encoding DNA gyrase subunit A encodes the protein MTIEGGKVVLRDIEEEMKESYTSYAMSVIISRALPDARDGLKPSQRRILVAMNDLNLSPGAKHRKCAKIAGDTSGNYHPHGEQVIYPTLVRMAQDFSTRYPLVQGQGNFGSIDGDRAAAMRYTEARLSRASAAMLEDLGKRTVDFVSNYDETLQEPVILPGQFPNLLCNGSQGIAVGMATNIPPHNLREVAAAVTLLIDNPNAPTGEIMRALPGPDFPTGGIIYGREGIARAYATGRGHIQLRGRVRSETRKGGKESLVISEIPYMVSKKGLIETIVQLVKGKSIEGISDIRDESDKEGMRIVIDLKRGEEAQIVLNQLYKHTTLQTTYGIILLALDKGRPRVMGVRQLISCFIEHRKEVIVRRTRFDLAQAEARAHILEGFKIALAHIDEVIKIIKASKDRAGAKAGLLKRFPLSEVQVNAILDLRLYQLTGLEIDKIEKEYVELVKRIAYLRGILESERKVLDLIVAELGELADAIGDGRRTEIVDAGVELKIEDLIADEASLITITRGGYIKRVATAAYRAQRRGGKGVTGIETKEEDFVEHLFSVSTHDYLLFFTERGNLHWLKAYEIPEGTRQAKGKSIANLLRIPADDHVAALLRVREFTEGRAIVMATERGVVKKTALTAFSHPRKGGIIAIGVDEGDRLTHVKLTEGHHEVILVTSEGKSIRFAEEDVREMGRGARGVRGITLGKGDRVVDMEIVDESSAILVISERGYGKRTGFSEFRKQSRGGKGVICMRTGERNGRVVGAISVREDDEIMLTTAFGKMVRTPVKGISVIGRATQGVRVHALDEGDRVVSVAKVIPETNGVEDQNGGRREAEGPAAPAETPADGPGGGGDSPET